The nucleotide sequence ACCAAAGTGAGCTGGCCGAGCCGCGAAAACCTGAAAGAATCGACAATGGTGGTTTTGGTTGTCACTCTTTTCTTTGCGATTATCACGGGTGCGGTCGACCGCGTGCTTTCGTGGGGCGTGCAACAGCTCTATGGGCTGATCAGTTAACCTAAAGTTGATTCTACAATATCTGACTATATCCCAGTGGAAGATATCACGGAAAAAAATACCGAGAGCACGGCCAAAAGATGGTATGCGATTCATGTTCTCTCCGGGCACGAGCGCAAGGTGAAAGCCTATTTGGAAAATGAAGCGGCGGCTTTGGGATTATCCGACCGGCTGGCGGGCGTGCT is from Cytophagia bacterium CHB2 and encodes:
- the secE gene encoding preprotein translocase subunit SecE translates to MNLVQKVKTFFDEIKIEMTKVSWPSRENLKESTMVVLVVTLFFAIITGAVDRVLSWGVQQLYGLIS